A stretch of the Clostridium sp. 'White wine YQ' genome encodes the following:
- a CDS encoding OmpL47-type beta-barrel domain-containing protein, which produces SIANGNDITLKWTASSYATSYKVYQIINGQRVLKQTVTGTSVTFTNMPQGDYSYEVYSYSTRFGESLIGSAINFTLTWPVVSSPTLTATAFNVNNLTFSWQAVSWANEYRIYEVTNGTLQLIYKGSALTYKIYNLSEGTHVYQITAYNTRFGESALSDMLTETIIYPVMQSPVVNVNVLDKTSVQLTWSFVTYANGYNVYEIINGAPVLIAENINNLSYTLTNLLYSNHQYYVTAYSNSFGESDPSGIALAKLIVDTAPPVTSINAPTNWTNQSQLTITLSATDSDTGIAKTFYSIDGSDYIEGTSLTVQGEGVHKITYYSVDNAGNTESINTVYVNIDESAPVTTSNSPAGWSKNDVTVKLAATDSLSGVAKTFYSIDGSDYIEGTSFTVQGEGIHKITFYSVDNAGNTESINTIYVKVDRTAPVTTSNSPAGWSKDDVTINLAATDLLSGVAKTFYSIDGSDYIEGASFTIQSEGIHKITFYSVDVAGNIESINTTYVKIDKTAPTTTMNLSNEYKLGSTLQLDYIANDNLSGVVNEKVLVFAPNETTGKVITNGSSIQFDKPGVYTIIVTVTDAAGNSTTVQKQFTVYIQANIEVTSKVIKGNNGVFTVRVDMPSGYSTKGFDLNTATLNGVNALTSNNGYYNQAKLGQFKFERSDFNWTSSQMVVEFRCYINGYLIIGQTIINVQI; this is translated from the coding sequence TAGTATTGCAAATGGAAATGATATTACTTTAAAGTGGACTGCATCGAGCTATGCAACATCTTATAAGGTATATCAAATTATCAATGGTCAAAGAGTATTAAAACAAACTGTAACTGGTACTTCAGTAACATTTACAAATATGCCTCAGGGTGATTACAGCTATGAAGTTTATTCATATAGTACTCGTTTTGGCGAATCTCTCATCGGCAGTGCAATAAACTTCACATTAACATGGCCAGTAGTGTCATCGCCAACGTTGACTGCAACTGCCTTCAACGTTAATAACCTTACTTTTTCTTGGCAGGCAGTTAGCTGGGCAAATGAATATCGTATCTATGAAGTAACAAACGGCACATTACAGTTAATCTATAAAGGGTCAGCCCTAACTTATAAAATTTATAATCTGTCAGAAGGTACTCATGTTTACCAAATTACCGCATATAATACTCGTTTCGGTGAATCAGCATTATCTGATATGCTAACTGAAACTATTATCTATCCGGTCATGCAGTCCCCAGTGGTAAACGTAAATGTTCTAGACAAAACAAGTGTTCAACTTACTTGGTCCTTTGTAACTTATGCTAATGGTTATAACGTATATGAAATTATTAATGGTGCTCCAGTTTTAATAGCAGAAAACATAAATAATTTATCTTATACGCTTACTAATCTTTTGTATTCAAATCATCAATATTATGTTACAGCATACAGTAATTCATTTGGCGAATCAGATCCATCTGGCATTGCTCTAGCAAAACTTATCGTTGATACTGCACCACCAGTAACAAGTATTAATGCACCAACCAACTGGACAAATCAAAGTCAACTGACTATTACTTTATCTGCAACTGATAGCGATACTGGTATTGCTAAAACCTTCTATTCAATTGATGGTTCTGACTATATAGAAGGTACTTCTCTCACTGTACAAGGTGAAGGAGTCCACAAAATAACATACTATTCAGTTGATAACGCTGGAAATACTGAATCTATCAATACTGTTTATGTAAATATCGATGAGTCTGCACCAGTCACTACTTCAAATTCACCTGCTGGCTGGTCAAAGAATGATGTAACTGTAAAATTAGCTGCAACCGATTCTTTAAGTGGTGTTGCTAAAACCTTCTACTCAATTGATGGTTCCGACTATATAGAGGGTACTTCTTTCACTGTACAAGGTGAAGGAATCCACAAAATAACCTTCTACTCAGTCGATAATGCTGGAAATACTGAATCTATTAACACTATTTATGTAAAGGTTGATAGGACTGCACCAGTCACTACTTCAAATTCACCTGCCGGCTGGTCAAAAGACGATGTAACTATAAACTTAGCTGCAACTGATTTATTAAGTGGCGTTGCTAAAACCTTCTACTCAATTGATGGCTCTGACTACATAGAAGGTGCTTCTTTCACAATACAAAGCGAAGGAATCCACAAAATAACCTTCTACTCAGTCGATGTTGCTGGAAATATCGAATCAATCAATACTACTTATGTAAAGATTGATAAGACTGCACCAACTACAACAATGAATCTATCAAATGAATATAAGCTTGGTTCTACTTTACAATTAGACTATATAGCAAATGATAACCTTTCAGGTGTGGTTAACGAAAAAGTACTTGTTTTTGCTCCAAATGAAACTACCGGAAAAGTTATAACTAATGGTTCAAGCATTCAATTTGATAAACCCGGTGTTTATACTATTATTGTTACTGTAACTGATGCTGCTGGCAATAGCACTACAGTACAAAAGCAATTTACTGTTTATATTCAAGCTAATATTGAAGTAACGTCTAAAGTTATTAAAGGAAATAATGGGGTATTTACTGTTCGTGTTGATATGCCATCAGGATATAGCACTAAAGGCTTTGACCTCAATACAGCAACACTAAATGGTGTAAATGCTCTTACAAGCAACAATGGATACTATAATCAGGCAAAGCTTGGTCAGTTCAAGTTTGAACGTTCAGATTTTAATTGGACTTCATCTCAGATGGTAGTTGAGTTCCGCTGCTACATTAATGGTTATCTAATAATTGGACAAACTATAATTAATGTTCAGATATAA
- a CDS encoding TetR/AcrR family transcriptional regulator — MPRTKEQFEAIQNESKAKIMEAGLKLFIKRGLLGTSVNEIASLAGISKGLMYHYYKSKEDLYYELVGNAIVSSNEYMYSLLNKDMSPSDKIRLISKTMIEDICKTDNKAQWFMFIIKFMMSENIPEEMSEHINNAYIPFDITEKIIIEGQKSGEFKMNDPKAMSLLYWSSIQGLYLNKMIMGEKFTDVNSNLLDEVIIKCEDI; from the coding sequence ATGCCTAGAACAAAAGAACAATTCGAAGCTATACAAAATGAGTCAAAAGCTAAAATTATGGAAGCAGGATTGAAACTTTTCATCAAAAGAGGGTTATTAGGTACAAGTGTTAATGAAATAGCTTCCCTAGCTGGTATAAGCAAGGGGTTAATGTATCATTATTACAAATCAAAAGAAGATTTATATTACGAATTGGTTGGAAATGCAATAGTTTCATCAAATGAATATATGTATAGCCTTTTGAATAAGGATATGAGTCCATCGGATAAAATAAGATTAATTTCTAAAACAATGATAGAGGACATCTGCAAAACTGATAATAAAGCACAATGGTTCATGTTTATCATCAAATTTATGATGAGCGAAAATATACCTGAAGAGATGTCGGAGCATATCAATAATGCCTATATTCCTTTCGATATAACAGAAAAGATAATTATAGAAGGACAAAAGTCTGGTGAATTCAAGATGAATGATCCTAAGGCTATGTCATTGTTGTACTGGTCCTCCATCCAGGGACTATACTTAAACAAAATGATTATGGGAGAAAAATTCACTGATGTTAATTCAAATCTATTGGATGAAGTCATAATTAAATGTGAAGACATATAA